In Cucurbita pepo subsp. pepo cultivar mu-cu-16 unplaced genomic scaffold, ASM280686v2 Cp4.1_scaffold000733, whole genome shotgun sequence, the DNA window CTGGTGATCGATGCTTTTCCGTGACTTTTCATGACAATCAACGCTCCTGCGAGACCTTTCCCCATGGTTAAAGGAGAGTCTAAACTTGTCTAACTTATCAGAGTGATTCTTCAGCTTCTCTGGTTGATCCATGCTCCGCCTCGGTTTTTCTCTCCTATCTGTACTCTTCCTTGGAATCTCGAAAAACTCGGTGCTCTTTCGTGGCTGCTCATATTGGTCTGTACTCATTCTAGTACTGTATCGCTGAGAAGGCGGTTTCTCAACTGTTAATACAAACTTCTTTAGATGTCTGATATACTCAGGATAGAGCTCCAGATTACAGTGGTTTCCTCCTTTTAGCCACAATggttcatatttttctttacaaagTTCCCAAAGTTGCTTGCCATGAGAGCAATCAACCACATCATCTGAAGTTCCCtgtaaaatgatgtaaaaatCCCTTAATCTTGATAATTTCCAGGATACTTTCAAACTAAGTGTAAAAAATGCTGGTCGATAGACTCGgttaattttgttgatgttttCAAGGCATACAATTCTAAAAACCGAACCAAAACCGACAAGATGAtacttcctcttcttctactCATAGCAGTAGAGCAAACTgacaatgtgagatctcacatcggttggagagggaaacaaaacattctttataagggtgtagaaacctctccctagtagacgcattttaaaaccttgaggggaagcccggaagggaaagcccaaagaggacaatatctgctagcagtgaacttgggctgttatagaCAATATCACCGAACTCCTAATGACACTAAGGAAGacagaaaaaaccaaaatactTGACACATTCAAAACTGTGTCGCATCTTCCCTCAAGGGAAAACTCATagaggacaatgtctgctagcggtgggcttgggcttgggctgttacagacAACATTACCGAACTCCTAATGACACTAAGGAAGATAGAAAGAACCAAAATACTCGACACATTCAAAGCTGTGTCGCATTGATGCATAATCATATCCATAACCCATATGTTAAATAACAATGTACAAAACCATGAAGAGGAAATAGGTTGAAGACCATCCTTACATGAATGATGAGAATAGGGCAATTAACCTGCGAAACTTTGTCGATATTCTGCACATAGACCGAAAGAACAAAGTCCATTTACTACACATGGCATGGATATGAAAACCAATAAATCAAAAACACAATCTTACCTTATAGATATCGAACCAGTAAGAGCGTTTCACAGGATACATGACTCGTAGGCCAGAAAGTATTGGACTGTGCAAAACGGTAGCTCTTAGTCGAGGAAGTCGGGCTGCAAGATCCAAAGTCGGACCACTCCCAACAGATTGACCATATAGGATGATGTCTTCCTGCTTGGTTCCATAGCTTTCTTCAAGACACTTATATGCAGCCTCAATATCTGCATATGTATTTTGCTCAGATGGCTGCAACACAATAACAGGTCACAAATGAGACTTGAAAGATCCTATCATTGCATTGATATAGAATACAGTGCTGTTCTTTATCcagaaggaaaaatccaaCACACCTTTCCTGATGATTGACCGTAACCCGAATAATCGTACCTGCAAGGAGTAAAAGGCAGTGGTATCAGGAACAGTTGCATCTTATTGTTTCAGGATAATGTTAGATTGCGTAGACACGACAAGATCGAGAACTTCCATCGAACAAGAACACGAGCTNCGAATAATCGTACCTGCAAGGAGTAAAAGAGGCAGTGGTATCAGGAACAGTTGCTTCTTATTGTTTCAGGATAATGTTAGATTGCGTATACACGACAAGATCGAGAACTTCCATCGAACAAGAACACGAGCTTCATGAGCTTTAAAAGTCAGAAAATCAAGAGATGAGCATGGGATTCACATCATTTCCTACCCGTGCTTGAAATAACCTATGAATTAACAAATTCCTCGACGTAAAGGGTGTCATTGCTATGGCCTGCTTAAGATTTTATTGATTAAGATGCATGTCATAATTCTCAGAATCTAAATTGGCCAAAGATATAGCTCTGGAACTTCGATTTATAAGGATGATATGTTCATAAACTGAAACGAACATAGGNGTCATAATTCTCAGAATCTAAATTGGCCAAAGATATAGCTCTGGAACTTTGATTTATAAGGATGATATGTTCATAAACTGAAACGAACATAGGGAAGATGATGCCCACAAATATGGAAGATCTACCAAAATATAACTCACAAAAAGTTGAAACAGAACTTAAGCTCCACAAGTTGATGCTAAAGAAGTGAATCAAATTCTACAAGGAAACCAAGCAACAACAAAAAGTTCTATGAGAATTGCACCCTCCAACTATATCTCTTAAGTTAAACAAAATGCTAGCAATCAAGAGCATCANACACCCTCCAACTACATCTCTTAAGTTAAACAAAATGCTAGCAATCAAGAGCATCAATTGAGAAGATCACAGGGCTTAAACAGAGAGAACCAGATATCAAAACAGAGagaacagaaagaaagaagtatGAATCCAAATGTTTAAGAAATGGGGAAAGAAAGTACCCCATTAGATTAACACGCAGGTGAATGCTAAGCTCGATGAAGAGCTCATACATTTGGCCCAGATCGGCGGCGTTGCCATGAGAATAGAGCAGAGTCGAAGTTGCCATCGGATGCCGGACATAGATTGCAACGATATCAGTGCTCCGGCGAGTGGGCAGTTTCAGAACTTCAACATTTTCGCGATGAGGGAAAGGGCTGAGAAGCAAAAGGCCAGTAAGATCATCGGTGATGAGCTTGTANCAGAACTTCAACATTTTCGCGATGAGGGAAAGGGCTGAGAAGCAAAAGGCCAGTAAGATCATCGGTGATGAGCTTGTACGAAGGTGGGTTCGGCGGGAAGAAGGCAAACTTGGCCGCCATGGATGAGGTAACGCCGCCCATATCGCCGCCGGCtcaaaacccagaaaaatGTTCAGATTCTACACTGAAAAAACGACTGATCAAATCGAATTTCCAGCACTCCTTTGGTCAACAAccctttgttttcctttttccagACGATTCGATTCTTTTAGAGACAGTGGAAAAAAAGTACAGAGGATGTTCATCCAGTAACTACATTCTTGAAAGAATCAAGGCTTCACTCCCATGGTTTAGAGCGAGGAGGAGGGGGGGTGGAATGGTGGACCAGAGCTCAGAGAATGGTGTGGAGGTTGAATTATTTGAAGAGTCAGAATTCTGTACTCTGAGTGAAAGGGAATAATGGAGGACGCAGAGCTCTCTGCTGATGCTTAATTTGGTCAAGAAATGGGCATTGCCATTTGGCTCCAACCATATCATGGCTCTcatgttcttcctctttcatCTGGTActcattatttaattcaaaatcaaattaatcattcaatatactaaaatatactgtaaaatcaataaatagagagagagagagaacagagCCAGCCATATTGGAATTTACAGAGAACTATTTTTAATGATATCAAAAAATTTGATCATCCAGTGATGTTATATTGAACACTCCCGATTAACAAATATATCCGACATATAATCGAAGCTAAGTTGAAATCTAACTTGTTTATAAAGCCAGATTGAAGTAGTGATTTAAACTCCGAATATATTACGCTACTCTACTTTATAAATGAATCAATATTAGTAGCTAATGAAAAGAATTCATAAACACTTCTAGAAATTAAGCATTGAAGGATCAAGTGGGATACAACATTCATAAACACTGCTTGAATGAAGAGCATTTCCCATTTTCTCTTCTAATTCTCttttttccctcctttttttGGTGT includes these proteins:
- the LOC111785782 gene encoding protein ABHD17B-like, translated to MGGVTSSMAAKFAFFPPNPPSYKLITDDLTGLLLLSPFPHRENVEVLKLPTRRSTDIVAIYVRHPMATSTLLYSHGNAADLGQMYELFIELSIHLRVNLMGYDYSGYGQSSGKPSEQNTYADIEAAYKCLEESYGTKQEDIILYGQSVGSGPTLDLAARLPRLRATVLHSPILSGLRVMYPVKRSYWFDIYKNIDKVSQVNCPILIIHGTSDDVVDCSHGKQLWELCKEKYEPLWLKGGNHCNLELYPEYIRHLKKFVLTVEKPPSQRYSTRMSTDQYEQPRKSTEFFEIPRKSTDRREKPRRSMDQPEKLKNHSDKLDKFRLSFNHGERSRRSVDCHEKSRKSIDHQLERARKSVDRLDRIRTG